TGTTGATGACAGAGTTTGGCCAAGGTCATGTCAACTGGTGCAATGACTTTCTCTTTTGTCCAAGCAATTGAGCGCGGACAGGGAACTACTTATGGAAGTATACTGAATGCAATACGATCTTCCATCCGCAATACTGATAGTGATTTAGGAGGCAAAATCGTCAGTTCTCTTCTCACGATGCTAACAACCGGGAGAAGTAACTCTGGCTTTGGGATGAGACAGGTAAGTTTAACTTAAGAATATCGAATTTGCCAATATAATCCAACAATCTAGGATCTTAATACATGTACGTAGAGTAGAGTGTACGTAGACCTTACAGTTCATATTACACAAAAATGATGTTTACCTTTTGGTTGCAGGAGCCACAGTTGACTGCTAATGAGACATTTGATGTGTACACCAAAAAGTTTTCACTATAACATCTTAAGCAACTTTACACACTTCCTGGTTTCATATTGCACAGATATCGATTTGGAGTTATCGGAGGGAGAAATCTTAAGGCTACGCCGCTCCTTCAAGCCTTTGAAACTATCGAAAATAAAATCTCTACATTTCGACTTCTTTAACCTCTCTTTATTGCtaaatttacttaaatttttgttgctttctttttttctttgttctGTTTGCTATTCAAAGAACAAATGTAGCATTTCTTGGCATAACCTACTAGAGAATTTGTGTGAAGTTTTGATACAAGAAATATTTGTATGAACGTGCTACAGTATGGATCAATcgtttattcaaaatatttaacaacATTGTGTCGATCTCTTTGGCTAAAATCATTCTTTAAACTATAACTCAAATCTAATGGACATCCTTATATTATCGAAGTGAGCaaaaaaacattattataatgaaaagacatgaccaaattaattagtttgttAAGAAACTAATTGAAccaataaaaaagaattaacttGGTCATGTCTTAACCACGACGAGAAGATTAAAGTTACCTAAAAGAATAAGGATatagatagaaaataaatttttcattctcaaaatttaaattttgtgtattgttagtttatatgttttttGCATCACTAATAAATTGGCTTGCAACTATAcgtaagttttgatatatttatacaGTAGTTTCCAAcgatatgcaaaaaaaaatcattttaaaaatattatgttcaACTATTTAaagattttctttaataaaatatttagtacGTATGTACGTTATATTCAATGCaattcacattttatacattgTACAAAAATGCTAAAAATTTAGTAATATTACGTAAGCGTTTAGTttatgaaaataacaaaataatactttatttgaaattgttgaagttGAGGTTGTATTTGGctatattttttcaaagaatatttagaatttaaatatgttttgtaTCAATATGACTTAAATCCTCAatttgtaaaaattaaaaaaatcacctGACTTGACTAGCTTAATCATATGTACATATATTCATTCGACTtgacacattttttttgttggtgtcaagatttacttgaaaaaaaatagacaaaaagaTTAATCTTGCAACTTTCTGAGTAATGCAATGGTGTTTTCATTCACTTATATAACACAAGTTTAAGTCATACTTCAGAGATGATTTAAGCCAAAAACTCCGTAAAAGCTCTGTAACAGAAATTACAGAGACACGGAGTGAGAACTGGAAACCAACACAAGTGACCAGGCTACTGCATAATTCTTTTTGAACAATCTATTCTCATTACTGCATTTTAGCGTACAGCTTACATAGCAGCAAATAAGATATGTAAAGGAAAACCTTGTCCGAAGCATTTATTCAAGCAATGCAGGACTTAAAATagaaatcatcatcattatcagcTTACGCGAAAAAGGGTGAAGAAGTTTATCAATCGGAAACAAAGGGAAATAGAATTCATCAAGGACGAAGACGGTTGCAGTTAGCTTAACCAGTGAGAGCAGCATTAAGGGCGCTGTGTACATCAATTCCAATCTGGGCTTCAGCTTTTTCTACATCGGTTGATGCAGTGTTTAGCTTCTGAGTGAAATCAGTGAGGCCCTTTTGAACCAAATTGGGGTCGATGCGATCAAGTGGTACAGCTTCAATAGCAATGATATCCGCAAAAGAATTTGCATGAACAAATGCAAATCCACCACTCACAAAGTACTTGTTCACATCATTGCCCTCGTGAACTGATAAGATACCAGGCTTCAGCTCAGCAATTGTCGCTACATGCCCAGGTAAAACACCCATCTGTCCTGTTGTTGCAGGGATTATAACCATGTCAACCTGGATATAATGC
The window above is part of the Solanum pennellii chromosome 5, SPENNV200 genome. Proteins encoded here:
- the LOC107020479 gene encoding ATP synthase subunit delta', mitochondrial codes for the protein MFRHGSRFLARATTMTWRRPFATDLQAEYVADSSFAEAWKKVVPNVDPPKTPSAFMSPRPATPSSIPSKLTVNFVLPYTSELSGKEVDMVIIPATTGQMGVLPGHVATIAELKPGILSVHEGNDVNKYFVSGGFAFVHANSFADIIAIEAVPLDRIDPNLVQKGLTDFTQKLNTASTDVEKAEAQIGIDVHSALNAALTG